In Oceanobacillus sp. FSL K6-2867, one DNA window encodes the following:
- the leuD gene encoding 3-isopropylmalate dehydratase small subunit, which produces MEAIQEHKGLVYPLDRSNVDTDQIIPKQFLKRIERTGFGKFLFYNWRFDDDGNPREDFTLNQQQYKNASILLAGENFGCGSSREHAPWALTDFGFKVILAPSFADIFYNNALKNGIIPIKMEEEQLHEWMQEAADSQFVLHVDLRNQQISDDKGNVITFDIPEYHKEKLLNGWDDIALTLLQEDKIAEYEASRN; this is translated from the coding sequence ATGGAAGCAATTCAAGAGCATAAAGGATTAGTATATCCGTTAGACAGATCAAATGTGGATACTGACCAAATCATACCAAAACAATTTTTAAAACGAATTGAGCGTACAGGTTTTGGAAAGTTTTTATTTTATAACTGGCGATTTGATGATGACGGTAATCCAAGAGAAGACTTTACATTAAATCAGCAGCAATACAAAAACGCATCTATTTTGCTGGCGGGTGAGAATTTTGGCTGTGGGTCTTCAAGAGAACACGCACCATGGGCACTGACAGACTTTGGTTTCAAGGTGATTCTTGCCCCAAGTTTTGCTGATATCTTCTATAATAATGCATTGAAAAATGGAATTATTCCGATTAAAATGGAAGAAGAGCAACTTCATGAATGGATGCAGGAAGCAGCAGATTCTCAATTTGTTTTGCATGTTGATTTACGAAATCAACAGATTTCAGATGATAAAGGGAATGTCATAACTTTTGATATCCCTGAATATCATAAGGAAAAGCTGTTGAATGGCTGGGATGATATTGCCTTAACCTTGCTTCAAGAAGATAAAATTGCAGAATATGAAGCTAGCAGAAATTAA
- a CDS encoding 2-isopropylmalate synthase, with protein sequence MSQIKIFDTTLRDGEQSPGVNLNKQEKMEIARQLERFGVDRMEAGFPASSKGDFEAVKAIADTIKNTSVIALARAVKSDIDIAWDALKNAEKPAIHVFIATSPIHMNYKLKMSPDEVVEKAVEMVRYAKEKFTDVEWSAEDATRSDWNFLAQIIEKVIEAGATVINLPDTVGYTTPKEYGELFRFIRETVPNIDQVALSCHCHNDLGLAVANSIAAVENGATQVEGTINGIGERAGNVSLEELAVALKIRSDFYPYETGLKLNEIKRTSDLVSKLTGMYVQANKAIVGRNAFAHESGIHQDGVLKNAETYEIITPEMVGVSSNNLFLGKHSGRHAFKDRVKDFGIEFTEDELKQAFDQFKKLTDHKKEVTDDDLYTIAMEVKTDSSAVSKYQLQNFQVQYGTENVPTATVVLQTPAGETIENSCSAPGSVEALYQTIDSLVAEDVKLVDYQLNSVGGGKDALAESHVQLIVNGETVNGRGSAQDVLQASASAFLNAVNRYIIKVKTIEKKELVK encoded by the coding sequence ATGTCACAAATTAAGATTTTTGACACGACACTAAGAGACGGTGAGCAATCTCCAGGGGTTAACTTGAATAAACAGGAAAAAATGGAAATCGCAAGACAGCTTGAACGCTTTGGTGTTGACCGGATGGAAGCAGGATTCCCTGCTTCCTCCAAGGGTGATTTTGAGGCTGTAAAAGCAATCGCGGATACAATTAAGAATACATCGGTTATTGCGCTGGCGAGAGCGGTGAAATCCGATATTGACATTGCCTGGGACGCATTGAAGAATGCAGAGAAGCCTGCAATTCATGTCTTCATTGCTACATCACCGATTCATATGAATTATAAACTGAAAATGTCTCCGGATGAAGTTGTGGAAAAAGCAGTTGAGATGGTCAGATATGCAAAGGAAAAATTTACAGATGTTGAATGGTCTGCTGAAGATGCAACGCGTTCAGACTGGAACTTTCTTGCTCAAATCATTGAAAAGGTTATTGAAGCGGGTGCGACGGTCATCAATCTGCCAGATACAGTTGGTTATACAACACCTAAAGAATATGGTGAATTATTCCGTTTTATCCGCGAAACAGTGCCGAACATTGATCAAGTTGCATTATCCTGTCATTGTCATAATGATCTTGGATTGGCAGTGGCAAACTCCATAGCGGCTGTGGAAAATGGCGCGACCCAAGTAGAGGGTACAATTAATGGAATTGGTGAGCGTGCTGGAAATGTTTCCTTGGAGGAGCTTGCAGTTGCTTTAAAAATTCGTTCAGACTTTTATCCGTATGAAACTGGGTTGAAGTTAAATGAAATTAAGCGTACGAGTGACCTTGTTTCCAAGCTTACTGGTATGTATGTGCAGGCAAATAAAGCAATTGTAGGAAGAAATGCATTTGCACATGAATCTGGAATTCATCAGGATGGCGTTCTGAAAAATGCGGAAACTTATGAAATTATTACCCCGGAAATGGTTGGAGTCAGCTCGAACAATCTATTTTTAGGTAAACATTCTGGACGCCATGCGTTTAAAGATCGCGTTAAAGACTTTGGAATTGAATTTACAGAGGATGAATTAAAGCAAGCCTTTGATCAATTTAAAAAGCTTACAGATCATAAGAAAGAAGTTACAGATGATGACCTATACACAATTGCAATGGAAGTCAAAACAGATTCTTCAGCAGTGAGCAAGTATCAGTTACAAAACTTCCAAGTACAGTACGGAACAGAGAATGTACCGACAGCAACTGTCGTTTTGCAAACCCCGGCTGGTGAGACTATCGAGAATTCTTGCTCTGCCCCGGGCAGTGTTGAAGCGTTGTATCAAACCATTGATAGTTTAGTTGCAGAGGATGTAAAACTAGTTGACTATCAATTGAACTCAGTTGGTGGAGGGAAGGATGCATTAGCAGAATCACATGTTCAATTAATAGTAAATGGTGAAACCGTAAATGGAAGAGGTTCAGCCCAGGACGTACTGCAAGCATCTGCATCAGCATTCTTGAACGCAGTAAACCGTTATATTATTAAAGTGAAAACAATAGAAAAGAAAGAACTTGTAAAATAA
- the ilvC gene encoding ketol-acid reductoisomerase, with protein sequence MAKVLYEKDIQKEVLQGKKIAVVGYGSQGHAHALNLRESGYDVVIGLRPGKSQAKAEEDGFNVYSVAEAVEQADVVMILLPDEMQQKVYEESIKPNLKAGNALVFAHGFNIHFSQIVPPSDVDVFLVAPKGPGHLVRRTYEEGAGVPALYGVYQDVTGNAKNLALAYAQGIGAARAGVLETSFQEETETDLFGEQAVLCGGVTSLIKSGFETLVEAGYQPEVAYFECMHEMKLIVDLLYEGGLENMRYSISDTAQWGDFVSGPRVVNEETKARMKDVLTDIQDGKFAKGWILENQAGRPQFNAINNQENKHQIETVGRELRDLMPFVKQSVKSKQKDVKVHVTN encoded by the coding sequence ATGGCTAAAGTACTTTATGAAAAAGACATTCAAAAAGAGGTATTACAAGGAAAGAAAATTGCAGTTGTAGGATATGGTTCACAAGGGCATGCACATGCATTGAATCTTCGTGAAAGTGGTTATGATGTTGTTATTGGTTTAAGACCAGGAAAATCTCAAGCTAAAGCAGAAGAAGATGGTTTTAATGTATATTCAGTAGCGGAAGCTGTTGAACAAGCGGACGTTGTAATGATCCTACTTCCAGATGAAATGCAGCAAAAGGTTTACGAAGAAAGCATTAAACCGAATCTAAAGGCCGGTAATGCGCTTGTATTTGCACATGGATTCAATATTCATTTTTCACAAATTGTACCTCCATCTGATGTAGATGTATTTCTAGTAGCTCCGAAAGGACCTGGACACCTTGTAAGAAGAACATATGAAGAAGGTGCAGGAGTACCAGCTCTATATGGTGTGTATCAAGATGTAACAGGTAATGCAAAAAATCTTGCATTAGCATACGCACAAGGAATTGGAGCAGCGAGAGCAGGAGTTTTGGAAACGAGTTTCCAAGAAGAAACTGAAACAGATTTGTTCGGTGAGCAAGCAGTACTTTGCGGTGGGGTTACAAGCCTGATTAAATCTGGTTTCGAAACATTGGTAGAAGCTGGTTATCAGCCGGAAGTTGCTTATTTTGAATGTATGCATGAAATGAAACTGATTGTTGATCTTCTATATGAAGGCGGATTGGAAAACATGCGCTATTCTATCTCTGATACAGCACAATGGGGCGACTTTGTATCAGGACCGCGTGTTGTAAATGAAGAAACAAAAGCACGTATGAAAGACGTTCTGACAGACATTCAAGATGGTAAATTCGCTAAAGGCTGGATTCTTGAGAACCAGGCTGGACGCCCACAATTTAATGCGATTAATAATCAAGAAAATAAACATCAAATTGAGACTGTTGGAAGGGAGCTCCGTGACTTAATGCCTTTTGTTAAACAATCCGTTAAATCAAAACAGAAGGACGTGAAAGTTCATGTCACAAATTAA
- the leuB gene encoding 3-isopropylmalate dehydrogenase, with translation MNKQIILLPGDGIGKEIMDSAKAVLQAIAAEYSHQFTFKEHAIGGSAIDTHNTPLPDNTIQACKNADAVLLGAVGGPKWDSNPVHLRPEKGLLGIRKALGLFANIRPVKGFSPLLHASPLKEKIIKDSDILIIRELTGGLYFGEPSERRENGTAVVDTLYYKRTEMERIIEKGFQSARIRKGHLTSVDKANVLESSRMWREIVEEKKQEYPDVTVEHLLVDAAAMKLITQPNQFDVIVTENLFGDILSDEASVLTGSLGMLPSASLRTDGVGMYEPVHGSAPDIAGKGIANPLGMILSAALMLRFSFGLEEEAAEIERAVNECLEQGYHTADLQIQNGKQVGTKKITEIVLENLTTKSISDSICNMYV, from the coding sequence ATGAATAAGCAAATCATTTTACTTCCTGGTGATGGTATTGGGAAAGAAATTATGGATTCTGCTAAAGCTGTATTACAGGCAATTGCTGCGGAATATAGCCATCAATTTACGTTTAAAGAACATGCAATTGGCGGAAGTGCGATTGATACGCATAATACGCCATTACCAGACAATACAATACAAGCTTGTAAAAACGCTGATGCGGTTTTGCTTGGTGCAGTTGGAGGTCCAAAATGGGATTCTAACCCGGTTCATCTAAGACCAGAAAAAGGTTTATTAGGTATTCGTAAAGCACTTGGATTATTCGCAAATATTCGTCCTGTTAAAGGATTTTCACCTTTGCTGCATGCTTCTCCATTAAAAGAAAAGATTATAAAAGATAGTGATATATTAATTATTCGCGAATTAACTGGCGGGCTATACTTTGGTGAACCGAGCGAACGACGTGAAAATGGCACTGCGGTCGTCGATACACTCTATTACAAGCGAACAGAAATGGAACGAATTATTGAAAAAGGCTTCCAAAGTGCAAGAATCAGAAAGGGGCACTTAACTTCTGTTGATAAAGCAAATGTGTTAGAATCCAGTCGCATGTGGCGCGAAATTGTTGAGGAAAAAAAGCAGGAATACCCAGATGTTACGGTTGAGCACTTACTTGTAGATGCAGCTGCAATGAAATTGATCACACAACCAAATCAATTTGATGTCATTGTAACAGAAAATCTATTTGGAGATATTTTAAGTGACGAGGCTTCTGTATTAACTGGATCACTTGGCATGCTGCCATCCGCCAGTCTTCGGACAGATGGTGTTGGGATGTATGAGCCAGTTCACGGATCTGCTCCTGATATTGCAGGAAAAGGAATTGCAAATCCACTTGGTATGATCTTATCTGCGGCATTAATGCTGCGTTTCTCTTTTGGATTGGAAGAGGAAGCGGCAGAAATTGAAAGAGCGGTAAATGAATGTCTCGAACAAGGATACCATACGGCAGATTTACAGATTCAAAACGGGAAACAGGTAGGAACTAAGAAAATAACTGAAATTGTACTAGAAAATTTAACAACGAAAAGTATTTCAGATTCAATTTGCAATATGTATGTTTGA
- the ilvN gene encoding acetolactate synthase small subunit, giving the protein MKRIITATVQDRGGVLNRITGMLNKRQFNIESISVGASEMEGISKMTFVVEVSDDQKLEQLTKQLNKQIDVLKVSDITDKAMVARELALIKVVSSGQTRAEIQGIITPFRASVIDVSKDSLIIQVTGRPDKVDALIALLRPYGIKELTKTGVTAFLRGQQPEQVTELNSLSI; this is encoded by the coding sequence ATGAAACGTATTATAACTGCTACGGTTCAGGACCGTGGAGGGGTTCTGAACCGGATTACCGGAATGTTGAACAAACGTCAATTTAACATTGAAAGTATATCTGTTGGAGCTTCTGAAATGGAAGGTATCTCAAAGATGACATTTGTGGTGGAAGTCAGTGATGATCAAAAATTAGAACAGCTGACAAAGCAATTAAACAAACAAATCGATGTATTAAAAGTATCCGACATAACGGATAAAGCAATGGTTGCCAGAGAGTTAGCACTCATAAAGGTAGTTAGCAGCGGGCAGACACGTGCCGAAATTCAAGGAATTATCACTCCGTTTAGAGCATCTGTCATTGATGTAAGCAAGGATAGCTTAATCATACAGGTTACGGGGCGTCCAGATAAGGTAGATGCACTGATTGCCTTGCTCAGACCATATGGCATAAAGGAATTAACGAAAACAGGTGTTACTGCATTTTTAAGAGGGCAGCAGCCAGAACAGGTAACAGAACTTAATTCGTTATCCATCTAA
- the leuC gene encoding 3-isopropylmalate dehydratase large subunit: MGKPETIIDKIWKKHVVHHEEGKPDLLYIDQHLVHEVTSPQAFEGLRMNNRKVRRPDLTFATMDHNVPTINRQVVKDKISKKQMETLKQNCADFGIKLADMFHPDQGIVHVIGPQLGLTQPGKTIVCGDSHTSTHGAFGALAFGIGTSEVEHVLATQTIWQERPKSLNVKVIGDLGPGVTAKDLILAIIGKFGVRFGTGYIMEYTGEAIRNLPMEGRMTICNMSIEAGARAGLISPDQKTIDYLEGREYVPKGDAFDKAAEEWLALATDEGAAYDHTVTIHADEIEPQVTWGTNPGMCVPVGGSTPVVAESDHQEDVKRALEYMGLEENQPITTIEIDHVFIGSCTNSRLSDLEKAAAIVKGRKVKDHIKAIVVPGSFSVKLQAEKAGLDKVFTEAGFEWRDSGCSMCLGMNDDIVPAGGRCASTSNRNFEGRQGNGARTHLVSPEMAAAAAIEGRFVDVRNFAGVPS, from the coding sequence ATGGGAAAACCGGAAACAATCATTGACAAAATATGGAAGAAACATGTGGTACACCATGAAGAAGGAAAGCCTGACCTTCTATATATCGACCAGCACCTTGTTCATGAAGTAACTTCACCACAGGCCTTTGAAGGTTTAAGAATGAATAATCGAAAGGTTCGTCGACCGGATTTGACATTTGCGACAATGGACCACAATGTGCCAACTATAAATCGACAAGTTGTCAAAGATAAGATTTCAAAGAAGCAAATGGAGACATTAAAGCAGAATTGTGCCGATTTTGGAATCAAGCTTGCAGATATGTTTCATCCAGACCAAGGGATTGTTCATGTAATCGGGCCACAGCTGGGGTTGACACAGCCGGGGAAAACAATCGTATGTGGGGATAGTCATACTTCTACACACGGTGCATTTGGTGCATTAGCTTTTGGAATTGGTACGAGTGAGGTTGAGCATGTACTTGCAACTCAGACGATTTGGCAAGAGCGCCCAAAATCATTGAATGTTAAAGTAATTGGTGATCTCGGTCCAGGTGTAACCGCAAAGGATTTAATTCTCGCTATTATCGGAAAATTCGGCGTTCGCTTTGGTACAGGATATATCATGGAATATACAGGTGAGGCAATTCGTAATTTGCCGATGGAAGGCAGAATGACTATTTGTAATATGTCCATTGAAGCAGGTGCAAGGGCTGGATTAATCAGCCCGGACCAGAAAACGATTGATTATCTAGAGGGGCGGGAATATGTTCCTAAAGGAGATGCATTCGATAAAGCAGCAGAAGAATGGCTTGCTTTAGCAACAGATGAAGGTGCTGCTTATGATCACACAGTAACCATTCATGCTGATGAAATTGAACCACAGGTTACATGGGGGACAAATCCAGGAATGTGTGTACCTGTTGGTGGGAGTACACCGGTTGTTGCCGAATCGGATCATCAAGAAGATGTGAAACGAGCTCTTGAATATATGGGGCTGGAAGAAAATCAACCAATTACTACTATTGAAATCGATCATGTGTTTATCGGATCATGTACAAATTCAAGATTAAGTGACTTAGAGAAAGCAGCAGCTATTGTGAAAGGCAGAAAAGTTAAGGATCATATTAAAGCGATCGTCGTTCCTGGTTCCTTTAGTGTAAAATTACAAGCTGAAAAAGCTGGCTTGGACAAAGTATTTACAGAAGCAGGATTCGAATGGAGAGATTCCGGTTGCAGTATGTGTCTTGGAATGAATGATGATATTGTTCCAGCTGGAGGGCGCTGTGCTTCTACTTCCAACCGTAATTTTGAAGGAAGACAAGGTAATGGCGCACGTACACATCTTGTTAGTCCTGAGATGGCAGCCGCCGCAGCAATTGAAGGACGATTTGTAGATGTACGTAATTTTGCAGGAGTACCAAGCTAG
- the ilvB gene encoding biosynthetic-type acetolactate synthase large subunit — protein sequence MKVEASQEVEMKGKLITGADLLIKTLVDANVDTIFGYPGGAVLPIYDALYRNDTPFKHVLSRHEQGSIHAAEGYARVTGKPGVVLATSGPGATNLITGITDAMMDSLPLVIFTGQVAKNVIGTDAFQEADVMGITTPITKYNYQVNDVSDLPRIVKEAFHIATTGRPGPVVIDIPKNISANITINDFEDDFYLPGYQPTINPNPLQIVKLAEALSRAKRPLLLAGAGTLFADASEELKQFAEKYKLPVTTTLLGLGTFPGTNELSLGMAGMHGTYTANMAIYECDLLINIGARFDDRLTGKIADFAPNAKVAHIDIDPAEIGKNIKTDIPVVADAKKTLIALLNSKIEMQNNFEWFEKLSQNKHDYPLWYERQDALISPQWLIEQIYNLSNGEAIVTTDVGQHQMWAAQFYKFDKPNNWVTSGGLGTMGFGFPAAVGAQLGRPDDLVVSIVGDGGFQMTLQELSVIKERKLPVKVIIVNNEALGMVRQWQESFYEERYSESLFSENPDFVKLAESYGVRGMKIDREADVIQALQDIFEYDGPVVADFRVVRQTCVYPMIAPGKGIHEMVGVTK from the coding sequence GATGCCAATGTGGACACCATCTTTGGTTATCCGGGTGGGGCTGTATTACCGATTTATGATGCATTGTATCGCAATGACACGCCTTTTAAACATGTATTGTCCCGCCATGAGCAAGGTTCAATTCATGCGGCTGAAGGCTATGCACGGGTTACTGGCAAACCTGGTGTTGTGTTAGCAACTTCAGGTCCAGGTGCAACAAATCTAATAACTGGTATTACGGATGCGATGATGGATTCACTACCGCTCGTAATCTTTACTGGTCAGGTAGCTAAAAATGTAATTGGGACAGATGCTTTCCAGGAAGCAGACGTAATGGGGATAACAACTCCGATTACCAAATATAACTATCAGGTTAACGATGTTTCAGATTTGCCAAGAATTGTTAAAGAGGCATTTCATATCGCAACAACTGGAAGGCCGGGACCAGTCGTAATCGATATACCGAAGAATATTTCAGCCAATATAACGATAAATGATTTTGAAGATGATTTTTATTTACCAGGTTATCAGCCGACAATTAACCCAAATCCATTACAGATTGTTAAACTCGCAGAAGCCTTAAGTCGTGCAAAGCGTCCACTGCTGCTAGCAGGTGCAGGTACATTGTTTGCAGATGCTTCAGAAGAACTAAAGCAATTTGCTGAAAAATATAAGCTTCCTGTTACAACCACATTGCTAGGTTTAGGGACTTTCCCTGGTACGAATGAACTTTCACTGGGCATGGCAGGGATGCACGGAACATATACAGCGAACATGGCAATTTACGAATGTGATTTATTGATTAATATCGGCGCAAGGTTCGATGATCGATTAACCGGAAAAATAGCTGACTTTGCTCCAAACGCAAAAGTAGCACATATTGATATTGATCCAGCAGAGATTGGAAAAAATATTAAAACAGATATTCCAGTAGTAGCTGATGCGAAGAAAACTTTGATTGCGTTACTAAACAGCAAAATTGAAATGCAAAATAACTTCGAGTGGTTTGAGAAACTATCCCAAAATAAACACGATTATCCACTGTGGTATGAACGTCAGGATGCACTAATCTCACCACAATGGCTGATTGAACAAATTTACAACCTGTCCAATGGTGAGGCGATTGTTACTACCGATGTAGGTCAGCATCAAATGTGGGCAGCGCAATTCTATAAATTCGATAAGCCAAATAATTGGGTAACATCAGGTGGGCTCGGCACGATGGGCTTCGGCTTTCCGGCAGCAGTTGGCGCACAGTTGGGAAGACCAGATGATTTAGTAGTTTCAATTGTTGGTGACGGCGGATTCCAAATGACGCTGCAGGAATTATCTGTTATCAAAGAAAGAAAACTTCCGGTGAAGGTTATCATCGTTAATAACGAGGCATTAGGTATGGTGCGACAATGGCAAGAAAGCTTTTACGAAGAACGCTATTCAGAATCATTGTTTTCAGAAAACCCGGACTTCGTTAAATTGGCAGAAAGCTATGGAGTCCGCGGTATGAAAATTGATAGAGAAGCAGATGTAATTCAGGCATTACAAGACATCTTCGAATATGATGGTCCAGTTGTTGCAGACTTCCGTGTTGTTCGCCAAACTTGTGTTTATCCGATGATTGCACCAGGAAAAGGAATTCATGAGATGGTTGGGGTGACAAAATGA